The Vidua macroura isolate BioBank_ID:100142 chromosome 9, ASM2450914v1, whole genome shotgun sequence genome has a window encoding:
- the VCAM1 gene encoding vascular cell adhesion protein 1 isoform X1, translating into MFKEMGRTSQAVLVILCVLRTVKAFEMEIIPAERIVAQIGSTLMLTCNTTGCASPSFSWRTQMDSPLGGKVRNHRTYSTLTMNPVSIVNSHSYLCTVICDEREKKEKSVKVELYSFPSDPIIEISPSLVAGEPATVICKIPDVYPSDHLEVFLKKDEHVLHEKYFLEDDSTNTETKTVTYTFHPMAEDAGKEITCVARLPIDDMDFEPKERTSSQKLNANFGPQNTVITASPGNSAMEGESLNLTCVTQSNPPAQIVWSKYLAEESIQHLIKNNVLSIPHVHFNDSGLYICEVINLVTNKTEKATVDIIIQGAPVITKLSIEPSTTVQEGENVSIQCSAESNPPPKIILRRKSDNADIESYSARSILHLPSVMFQNGGDYECVAENKFGNSKSEITLNVKYGPKNTMITVFPTAALKEGETVTMKCTSSGNPAPVISWKKKKATGESEKISKNATITIENLKSQDLGLYECEAYNQFGKEEKAVKLYIQARLEEPDQMIPLIIAFSSVAAVAVPAVAILIYVSRQAKINGSYSLVKALRLKV; encoded by the exons ATGTTTAAAGAGATGGGAAGAACAAGCCAGGCTGTGCTAGTAATTCTGTGTGTGTTAAGGACTG TTAAAgcttttgaaatggaaattataCCTGCTGAAAGAATTGTGGCACAGATTGGAAGCACACTCATGCTCACGTGCAATACTACTGGCTGTGCATCACCAAGTTTTTCCTGGAGAACACAGATGGACAGCCCCCTTGGAGGAAAAGTCAGGAACCACAGGACATATTCTACATTGACTATGAATCCAGTTAGCATTGTGAATTCTCATTCTTATCTTTGTACTGTCATATGtgatgagagagagaaaaaggagaagagtgTCAAAGTTGAACTTTACT cTTTCCCCAGTGATCCTATCATTGAGATCAGCCCATCCTTAGTTGCTGGAGAACCAGCCACTGTCATCTGTAAAATTCCTGATGTGTATCCTTCTGATCACCTGGAAGTTTTCCTAAAGAAAGATGAACATGTTCttcatgagaaatattttttggaaGATGACAGCACAAATACAGAGACCAAAACTGTGACATATACATTTCATCCCATGGCTGAAGATGCTGGGAAAGAGATCACCTGTGTGGCCAGGCTACCAATTGATGATATGGATTTTGAGCCCAAAGAAAGAACATCTTCTCAGAAACTTAATGCAAATT TTGGTCCACAAAATACTGTCATTACTGCATCTCCAGGCAACTCAGCAATGGAAGGAGAATCTCTGAACCTCACTTGTGTGACTCAGAGTAACCCGCCAGCACAAATAGTTTGGAGTAAATATTTGGCTGAAGAAAGTATCCAGCATCTGATAAAAAACAATGTTCTTTCTATTCCCCATGTCCATTTCAATGATTCAGGACTGTACATCTGTGAAGTAATTAATCTGGTAACTaataaaacagagaaagcaACTGTGGACATTATTATACAAG GTGCTCCAGTCATTACAAAACTCTCCATTGAACCTTCTACAACAGttcaggaaggagaaaatgtttCCATACAATGTTCTGCTGAAAGTAACCCTCCTCCCAAGAttattttaaggagaaaatcTGACAATGCAGACATAGAGTCTTACAGTGCCAGGAGTATTCTTCATCTTCCATCTGTGATGTTCCAAAATGGAGGAGACTATGAATGTGTAGCAGAAAATAAGTTTGGGAACAGTAAAAGTGAAATCACACTTAATGTCAAAT ATGGACCAAAGAATACAATGATCACTGTTTTCCCTACTGCTGCTCTTAAAGAAGGAGAAACTGTGACAATGAAATGTACTAGTTCTGGTAATCCAGCTCCTGTGATctcctggaagaaaaagaaggccACCGGAGAGTCTGAGaaaatttctaaaaatgcaACTATAACTATAGAGAACTTGAAAAGTCAAGATCTGGGGCTTTATGAATGTGAAGCTTATAATCAATTtggcaaggaagaaaaagctgtgaaattATATATTCAAG CAAGATTGGAAGAACCAGATCAGATGATACCATTGATTATTGCATTCTCATCTGTAGCAGCAGTAGCGGTACCTGCAGTTGCAATTTTGATCTATGTGTCAAGACAAGCAAAGATCAATGGATCCTACAGTCTTGTAAAAGCACTCAGGTTGAAAGTGTGA
- the VCAM1 gene encoding vascular cell adhesion protein 1 isoform X2, translating to MEIIPAERIVAQIGSTLMLTCNTTGCASPSFSWRTQMDSPLGGKVRNHRTYSTLTMNPVSIVNSHSYLCTVICDEREKKEKSVKVELYSFPSDPIIEISPSLVAGEPATVICKIPDVYPSDHLEVFLKKDEHVLHEKYFLEDDSTNTETKTVTYTFHPMAEDAGKEITCVARLPIDDMDFEPKERTSSQKLNANFGPQNTVITASPGNSAMEGESLNLTCVTQSNPPAQIVWSKYLAEESIQHLIKNNVLSIPHVHFNDSGLYICEVINLVTNKTEKATVDIIIQGAPVITKLSIEPSTTVQEGENVSIQCSAESNPPPKIILRRKSDNADIESYSARSILHLPSVMFQNGGDYECVAENKFGNSKSEITLNVKYGPKNTMITVFPTAALKEGETVTMKCTSSGNPAPVISWKKKKATGESEKISKNATITIENLKSQDLGLYECEAYNQFGKEEKAVKLYIQARLEEPDQMIPLIIAFSSVAAVAVPAVAILIYVSRQAKINGSYSLVKALRLKV from the exons atggaaattataCCTGCTGAAAGAATTGTGGCACAGATTGGAAGCACACTCATGCTCACGTGCAATACTACTGGCTGTGCATCACCAAGTTTTTCCTGGAGAACACAGATGGACAGCCCCCTTGGAGGAAAAGTCAGGAACCACAGGACATATTCTACATTGACTATGAATCCAGTTAGCATTGTGAATTCTCATTCTTATCTTTGTACTGTCATATGtgatgagagagagaaaaaggagaagagtgTCAAAGTTGAACTTTACT cTTTCCCCAGTGATCCTATCATTGAGATCAGCCCATCCTTAGTTGCTGGAGAACCAGCCACTGTCATCTGTAAAATTCCTGATGTGTATCCTTCTGATCACCTGGAAGTTTTCCTAAAGAAAGATGAACATGTTCttcatgagaaatattttttggaaGATGACAGCACAAATACAGAGACCAAAACTGTGACATATACATTTCATCCCATGGCTGAAGATGCTGGGAAAGAGATCACCTGTGTGGCCAGGCTACCAATTGATGATATGGATTTTGAGCCCAAAGAAAGAACATCTTCTCAGAAACTTAATGCAAATT TTGGTCCACAAAATACTGTCATTACTGCATCTCCAGGCAACTCAGCAATGGAAGGAGAATCTCTGAACCTCACTTGTGTGACTCAGAGTAACCCGCCAGCACAAATAGTTTGGAGTAAATATTTGGCTGAAGAAAGTATCCAGCATCTGATAAAAAACAATGTTCTTTCTATTCCCCATGTCCATTTCAATGATTCAGGACTGTACATCTGTGAAGTAATTAATCTGGTAACTaataaaacagagaaagcaACTGTGGACATTATTATACAAG GTGCTCCAGTCATTACAAAACTCTCCATTGAACCTTCTACAACAGttcaggaaggagaaaatgtttCCATACAATGTTCTGCTGAAAGTAACCCTCCTCCCAAGAttattttaaggagaaaatcTGACAATGCAGACATAGAGTCTTACAGTGCCAGGAGTATTCTTCATCTTCCATCTGTGATGTTCCAAAATGGAGGAGACTATGAATGTGTAGCAGAAAATAAGTTTGGGAACAGTAAAAGTGAAATCACACTTAATGTCAAAT ATGGACCAAAGAATACAATGATCACTGTTTTCCCTACTGCTGCTCTTAAAGAAGGAGAAACTGTGACAATGAAATGTACTAGTTCTGGTAATCCAGCTCCTGTGATctcctggaagaaaaagaaggccACCGGAGAGTCTGAGaaaatttctaaaaatgcaACTATAACTATAGAGAACTTGAAAAGTCAAGATCTGGGGCTTTATGAATGTGAAGCTTATAATCAATTtggcaaggaagaaaaagctgtgaaattATATATTCAAG CAAGATTGGAAGAACCAGATCAGATGATACCATTGATTATTGCATTCTCATCTGTAGCAGCAGTAGCGGTACCTGCAGTTGCAATTTTGATCTATGTGTCAAGACAAGCAAAGATCAATGGATCCTACAGTCTTGTAAAAGCACTCAGGTTGAAAGTGTGA